A region from the uncultured Bacteroides sp. genome encodes:
- a CDS encoding YicC/YloC family endoribonuclease — MIQSMTGYGKATAELLDKKINVEIKSLNSKAMDLSARIAPAYREKEMEIRNEVTKTLERGKVDFSLWVEKKESSDAATPINQSLVESYYKQITEISNNLGITLPTDWFQTLLRLPDVMTKSETQELSDEEWSMAHKAVEEAIGHLVDFRKQEGAALENKFREKISNIQLLLESVTPFEKERIDKIKERITDALEKTISVDYDKNRLEQELIYYIEKLDINEEKQRLGNHLKYFISTLESGNGQGKKLGFITQEMGREINTLGSKSNHAEMQKIVVQMKDELEQIKEQVLNVM; from the coding sequence ATGATACAATCCATGACGGGATACGGAAAAGCTACAGCCGAACTTCTCGATAAGAAAATAAATGTAGAGATTAAATCGCTCAATAGCAAGGCGATGGATTTGTCGGCACGCATCGCACCGGCATATCGAGAGAAAGAAATGGAAATCCGTAACGAGGTAACAAAAACGTTAGAACGCGGGAAAGTAGATTTCAGCCTTTGGGTAGAGAAAAAAGAAAGTTCGGATGCAGCGACTCCCATTAATCAGTCATTGGTAGAAAGTTACTACAAACAAATTACTGAAATATCAAACAACTTAGGGATAACCTTGCCAACTGACTGGTTTCAAACTCTCTTAAGGCTACCGGATGTAATGACTAAATCAGAAACACAAGAGCTCAGTGATGAGGAATGGAGCATGGCACATAAGGCGGTAGAAGAAGCCATCGGACATCTGGTAGATTTCAGGAAGCAGGAAGGAGCAGCTCTCGAAAACAAATTCCGTGAGAAAATAAGCAACATCCAGCTCTTACTCGAATCTGTTACGCCTTTTGAAAAAGAACGTATTGATAAGATAAAGGAACGCATCACCGATGCCTTGGAAAAAACCATCAGCGTAGATTACGATAAAAATCGCCTGGAGCAAGAGCTTATCTACTACATAGAAAAGCTGGATATCAACGAAGAGAAGCAACGTTTGGGCAATCACCTAAAGTATTTCATCAGCACACTCGAAAGCGGAAACGGGCAAGGTAAAAAGCTCGGTTTCATCACTCAGGAAATGGGACGCGAGATTAACACGCTTGGCAGCAAGTCTAACCACGCTGAGATGCAAAAGATTGTGGTGCAGATGAAAGACGAATTGGAGCAGATAAAAGAACAAGTTCTCAACGTTATGTAA
- the tsaB gene encoding tRNA (adenosine(37)-N6)-threonylcarbamoyltransferase complex dimerization subunit type 1 TsaB, protein MSCILHIETSTAVCSVAVSEEGQSIFVKEDFQGPSHAVSLGVFVDEALSFVDNHAMLLDAVAVSCGPGSYTGLRIGVSMAKGVCYGRNIPLIGIPTLEVLSVPVLLYQELPDDALLCPMIDARRMEVYAAVYDRSLVVKRKTLADIVDENTYLEYLDKHPVYFFGNGATKCRDKITHPNAHFIDNIYPLAKMMFPLAEKAVANRDYKDVAYFEPFYLKEFVATQPKKLL, encoded by the coding sequence ATGTCGTGTATCTTACATATAGAGACTTCTACAGCTGTTTGTTCGGTTGCAGTAAGTGAAGAAGGGCAAAGCATTTTTGTTAAAGAAGATTTTCAAGGCCCTTCTCATGCAGTGTCTTTGGGCGTTTTTGTAGATGAGGCTTTGTCGTTTGTTGACAATCATGCCATGCTTCTTGACGCAGTAGCCGTTAGCTGCGGTCCCGGTTCCTATACGGGTCTGCGCATTGGCGTATCTATGGCGAAGGGCGTTTGTTACGGGCGGAATATCCCTCTTATCGGTATTCCTACACTTGAGGTGTTAAGTGTTCCGGTGTTGCTTTATCAGGAGTTGCCTGATGATGCGTTACTTTGTCCCATGATTGATGCTCGTCGGATGGAGGTATATGCTGCTGTTTACGATCGTTCTCTCGTTGTTAAACGTAAAACTTTGGCCGACATTGTTGACGAGAACACTTACCTGGAATATCTGGATAAGCATCCGGTCTACTTTTTTGGCAATGGTGCCACTAAATGCCGGGATAAGATTACGCATCCTAATGCTCATTTTATTGATAATATTTATCCGCTGGCCAAAATGATGTTTCCGCTTGCCGAAAAAGCGGTGGCCAATCGCGATTATAAAGATGTGGCTTACTTTGAGCCTTTTTACCTCAAAGAATTTGTAGCCACTCAACCTAAAAAACTTTTGTAA
- a CDS encoding DUF4290 domain-containing protein yields MQYNTQQKRMFLPEYGRSIQNMVDHALTLEDKAERQRCANTIINIMGSMFPHLRDVPDFKHKLWDHLAIMSDFKLDIDCPYVVIRKDNLITKPDSVPYPSTKIRYRHYGRTLEILIKKACDFPEGDEKKNLIALIGNHMKKDYMAWNKDTVDDRKISDDLSEFSEGKLQLTDEILRLMETRLVANRRPRQNNNQRRNYK; encoded by the coding sequence ATGCAATATAATACTCAACAAAAAAGAATGTTTTTACCAGAATACGGACGTAGTATTCAGAACATGGTAGACCATGCACTAACCTTAGAAGATAAGGCCGAACGTCAACGTTGTGCCAATACCATTATTAATATAATGGGAAGCATGTTTCCGCATTTAAGAGATGTGCCCGACTTTAAGCACAAATTATGGGACCATTTGGCCATTATGTCCGATTTTAAATTGGATATCGATTGTCCTTACGTAGTTATCCGCAAAGATAATTTGATTACCAAACCCGATTCGGTGCCTTATCCCAGTACAAAGATACGCTATCGTCATTATGGCCGTACGCTGGAGATACTGATAAAGAAAGCTTGTGACTTTCCTGAAGGTGATGAGAAGAAAAATCTTATTGCACTGATTGGCAACCATATGAAGAAAGATTATATGGCCTGGAATAAAGATACGGTAGACGACAGGAAGATTTCTGATGATTTATCTGAATTCTCGGAAGGGAAACTTCAACTTACCGATGAAATACTTCGGTTGATGGAGACACGTTTGGTTGCTAACCGCCGTCCGCGACAGAATAATAATCAGAGAAGAAACTATAAATAA